In Endozoicomonas sp. GU-1, one DNA window encodes the following:
- a CDS encoding glycosyltransferase gives MYVLQLCHDYKAPFLSVATQYASLFQNTPYKVVTVFIKGKEDSSVVSACNSHEVIFLDYESKEIRGLKKGPISDIKKLNEKYKFRFAIAHRYKALYIATHLKGLFCIGIHHIRDDYRRLTRRIYVYRHRKQIALLGVSKAVRDNIRHYLPFMDKKSISYLYNSLDFGRVREEQLKQNEARSELGIGEKGFIFGTVGRLHADKDQATMIRGFNMIKDVLPEASLVIIGAGPLEDALKKQVHDLGLENRVKFLGRIPNAYRYLKALDCFLLSSVREGLPIALLEAYAAELPSIVSRCDGNEEANEGVGEIFDIGDEQGLSNAMKRYFALNQKHREQIIFKINEKITANFTSASVKTAFWAQPFMEKYK, from the coding sequence ATGTATGTTCTGCAACTTTGCCACGACTACAAAGCCCCCTTTTTAAGCGTTGCTACACAATATGCATCATTGTTCCAGAATACCCCTTATAAAGTAGTCACTGTATTTATAAAAGGTAAGGAAGATAGCTCAGTTGTCAGTGCCTGTAACTCCCACGAAGTCATCTTTCTAGACTATGAGTCTAAAGAAATACGTGGGCTAAAAAAAGGCCCTATCTCAGATATAAAAAAACTGAATGAGAAATATAAATTTAGATTTGCAATAGCCCATAGATATAAGGCCCTATACATCGCCACTCATTTAAAGGGCTTGTTTTGTATCGGTATCCACCATATAAGAGATGATTACAGACGGTTAACACGCAGAATCTATGTCTATCGTCATCGCAAACAAATAGCTTTGCTTGGTGTATCAAAGGCGGTGCGGGATAACATCAGACACTACCTGCCCTTCATGGATAAGAAAAGTATCTCATACCTTTACAACAGCTTGGACTTTGGAAGGGTTAGGGAAGAGCAGCTAAAACAAAATGAGGCAAGATCTGAGTTAGGCATAGGTGAAAAGGGGTTTATTTTCGGAACCGTTGGTAGGCTTCATGCCGACAAAGACCAGGCAACAATGATCAGAGGCTTTAACATGATCAAAGATGTTCTACCTGAAGCATCTCTGGTCATCATAGGCGCAGGTCCTCTGGAAGATGCTTTAAAAAAGCAAGTACACGACCTGGGTCTCGAAAATCGAGTGAAGTTTTTAGGTCGAATCCCTAACGCTTATCGCTATTTAAAAGCATTGGATTGCTTTTTGTTGTCATCAGTTCGTGAAGGTCTGCCTATTGCATTGTTAGAGGCTTATGCAGCCGAGCTGCCATCCATAGTAAGTCGATGTGATGGTAATGAAGAGGCCAATGAAGGTGTTGGAGAGATTTTTGATATTGGCGATGAGCAAGGACTGTCGAACGCCATGAAGAGGTACTTTGCTCTCAATCAGAAGCATAGGGAGCAAATCATTTTCAAAATAAATGAAAAAATCACAGCAAATTTTACTTCTGCTTCTGTGAAAACTGCATTCTGGGCACAGCCATTTATGGAAAAATATAAATAA
- a CDS encoding DUF6625 family protein → MNSIVIVIPYFGRWPEWFSLFLESCKWNPTVNWIFYTDCEPPKGIYPNVEFYSLSFKEYKQLVSDKLGINFNPDNPYKLCDIKPALGYIHDQEIVSYHSYGFGDIDVIYGNIRDFYTDKILEYNCISSHWDRLSGHLCIFKNTEFMRNAFRKIDNWQELMEKKEHIGIDESKYSKVFLRHKKYPNWARRLYSLASSYQRNNYFKEQYSTVLFPKNWWNGSWDHPTRWYWKEGKLTNSEDGDKEFLYLHFMNFKSSTWLHKSRGEKAFWDGQTKINFVPHGSESKGFIIDETGFHQP, encoded by the coding sequence GTGAATAGTATTGTAATCGTTATTCCATACTTTGGTCGGTGGCCTGAATGGTTTTCATTATTTCTTGAGTCGTGCAAGTGGAATCCAACTGTTAACTGGATTTTCTATACTGATTGTGAACCTCCTAAAGGGATTTATCCAAATGTTGAATTTTATAGTTTGTCTTTCAAAGAGTACAAACAGTTAGTTTCAGACAAACTGGGAATAAATTTCAATCCCGATAATCCTTACAAACTTTGTGATATAAAGCCTGCCCTTGGTTATATTCACGATCAAGAAATTGTTTCTTACCATAGCTATGGTTTTGGAGATATCGATGTTATATACGGCAATATAAGGGATTTTTATACCGATAAGATTTTGGAATATAATTGCATCTCATCTCATTGGGATCGCCTGTCAGGGCATCTTTGTATTTTTAAGAATACAGAGTTTATGAGGAATGCATTTCGTAAAATTGATAATTGGCAAGAGCTGATGGAGAAAAAGGAGCATATTGGTATTGATGAATCAAAATATTCCAAAGTGTTTCTTCGCCATAAAAAATACCCGAACTGGGCAAGACGCCTCTATAGCTTGGCTAGTTCGTATCAAAGAAATAATTACTTCAAAGAACAGTACAGTACAGTGTTATTTCCAAAGAATTGGTGGAATGGTTCCTGGGATCATCCTACTCGGTGGTATTGGAAGGAGGGTAAGTTAACAAACAGTGAAGATGGTGACAAAGAGTTTCTCTATCTTCATTTCATGAACTTTAAATCCAGTACGTGGTTGCACAAGTCACGTGGTGAAAAGGCATTTTGGGATGGGCAAACTAAAATAAATTTTGTACCTCACGGCTCAGAGTCAAAAGGATTTATCATTGACGAGACAGGGTTTCATCAGCCTTAA